The Bombus terrestris chromosome 16, iyBomTerr1.2, whole genome shotgun sequence genome includes a region encoding these proteins:
- the LOC125386560 gene encoding uncharacterized protein LOC125386560, translating to MESKIKPGTCSFVLLTTGTTMDMTWLIFGNLYRSHIHFGEFDNNQNSASDAAPLSPGGAVTDLSASQGTTGNDQASSPAMSLIMVPLVGNRVACPVCERREINLFFLNLSDLDRHLTQHRPDAPIYWICTNCSKGFSKLHGARCHIPKCGGASSQARTGEFQCEACPMSFGSRRGLSTHERYAHPAVRNVKRRGADPPEESSKLWKAEEVALLKGLWEMYKGHKHPNKEISRFLTTKTIDQIKYQRKKLNLIGKESPQEAASLATEGGCDLVGSGNASFGSPEGRREIEVYDRLFIIWDVYKDDWESLKERLDHFIRTALYELIIKFKNQSQKDSKESKKAAKSKRKNNRNSRKRFSYARCQVLFRKCPRRLADAVINNDQVYLEPARQPPGSEEVRGLYEKLWGQVGSTYVPIPVTRAPNLSLSEIFPPITAEDVGEKIGKIRKKAAAGPDGLQRDHLTIPRLPVILAKTYNMLAYCSHFPYIQKENENNPYSKSKQAKQPGRELATNYY from the exons ATGGAGTCCAAAATAAAACCTGGAACTTGTTCCTTCGTTTTGTTGACGACCGGAACGACAATGGACATGACTTGGCTAATATTTGGAAACTTATATCGATCACACATTCATTTCGGCGAATTCGATAACAATCAGAATAGTGCCTCAGACGCAGCGCCTCTCAGTCCCGGAGGCGCTGTGACGGATTTATCCGCTTCACAAGGGACTACGGGTAACGACCAGGCTTCATCCCCGGCTATGAGTTTGATCATGGTGCCGCTCGTGGGCAATCGGGTTGCCTGTCCAGTATGTGAGAGAAGGGAAATTAACCTTTTCTTCCTTAATCTGTCGGACCTGGACAGGCACCTAACACAACACCGCCCGGATGCCCCGATCTATTGGATATGCACCAATTGTTCAAAAGGCTTCTCGAAGCTTCATGGGGCTAGATGCCACATACCTAAGTGTGGTGGCGCTAGCAGCCAGGCCAGAACAGGAGAGTTTCAATGTGAGGCCTGTCCCATGAGCTTCGGGTCGCGCAGAGGGCTATCCACCCACGAACGGTATGCGCACCCTGCCGTTAGAAACGTTAAAAGAAGGGGAGCGGACCCCCCAGAAGAAAGTTCAAAATTATGGAAAGCAGAAGAGGTAGCACTCTTGAAGGGGCTATGGGAAATGTACAAAGGTCATAAACACCCCAACAAAGAAATAAGTAGATTCCTCACCACCAAAACGATAGACCAAATTAAGTATCAGAGAAAAAAGCTAAATTTAATTGGTAAGGAAAGCCCCCAAGAGGCTGCCTCATTGGCAACAGAGGGAGGGTGCGATCTCGTTGGTTCAGGCAATGCCAGCTTTGGCTCGCCTGAAGGCCGCCGCGAGATA GAGGTCTACGATCGGTTGTTTATAATCTGGGACGTATACAAGGATGATTGGGAATCTCTAAAGGAGAGACTCGATCATTTCATACGCACAGCTCTATACGagcttataattaaatttaaaaaccaAAGCCAAAAGGATTCAAAAGAAAGCAAAAAAGCAGccaaaagtaaaagaaaaaacaacagGAATTCGAGGAAGCGATTCTCCTATGCACGTTGTCAGGTGTTATTCCGCAAATGTCCAAGGAGACTGGCTGATGCCGTGATCAACAATGATCAGGTATATCTCGAACCAGCCAGGCAACCTCCCGGATCTGAGGAAGTGAGGGGGCTCTATGAGAAGCTGTGGGGACAAGTGGGTTCCACATATGTCCCGATTCCAGTCACGAGAGCCCCCAACCTATCCCTATCCGAGATCTTTCCGCCGATAACAGCTGAGGATGTAGGAGAGAAGATCggcaaaataagaaaaaaggctGCGGCAGGACCGGATGGTTTACAAAGAGACCATCTAACCATTCCCCGCCTGCCCGTCATATTGGCTAAAACATACAATATGCTAGCCTATTGTTCTCATTTTCCTTACATACAGAAGGAAAATGAGAACAACCCTTATTCCAAAAGCAAACAAGCCAAGCAGCCTGGTCGAGAACTGGCGACCAATTACTATTAG